The following proteins come from a genomic window of Tenebrio molitor chromosome 9, icTenMoli1.1, whole genome shotgun sequence:
- the LOC138139122 gene encoding uncharacterized protein — MLSFLRVAGMKYLTLFLTISLLTVDHGDSLHCYATDIQQMLTGQFFTTLEDCAADIQNIMRLQTVQLTQVPKISDYRCYKVIARKGDTTVSVNGCIPPGGCSDMRTLLNELLHTVDTECYECTEEGCNSAQKFASFGFLVGALAALLFVC; from the exons ATGCTTTCATTCCTGCGAGTCGCAGGCATGAAATATCTGACTTTGTTTCTCACCATTTCTCTCCTCACCGTCGACCATG GTGACAGTTTGCACTGCTACGCAACCGACATCCAACAGATGCTCACCGGCCAGTTCTTCACCACCTTGGAGGATTGCGCAGCTGACATTCAAAATATCATGCGCTTGCAGACGGTACAACTGACGCAAGTGCCTAAAATCAGCGACTATCGGTGCTACAAGGTGATCGCCAGAAAAG GTGACACTACTGTGTCGGTCAACGGATGCATCCCTCCAGGTGGATGCAGTGACATGAGGACCTTGCTCAACGAGCTTCTGCACACCGTAGACACCGAATGCTACGAATGCACCGAAGAAGGATGCAACTCCGCCCAGAAATTCGCCAGCTTTGGTTTCCTTGTTGGAGCTTTGGCGGCGCTTCTCTTCGTCTGTTAA